The genome window CCAGTGCATGGATGTGGGGAAGGTGGAAGCGGTTCGGCGGAAGGGCGACGGGAAGAATGCGGGACGGGGATCATCTGCGGCCGAGCCGTCGCCCCTCGGTCTTCCGGCGGCTGCCCTCCTCGACGAACTCGCGCGGCTGCGGCCGTCGGAGTGCCTTGTCGCCGAGAACCTGCGCCAGGATCCGACGATCCTCCGGCTGTCCGAGCTGAGCGGGATGGTCCTCACCCACCGGCCGGCGTGGTGCTTCTCCGCGACGCAGTGCCTGGAGCGGCTGCTGAAGCACTTTCAGACGGCCACTCTCGAAGGGTTCGACGTCGAAACCGAGTCGCCGGGAGTCACGGCCGCCGGGGCGCTGCTCGACTATGTGCAGGAGACCCAGAAGGCCTCCGCCGGTCACGTCGTGCGGCTGGAACCGTACCGCCGCGGGGCGAACCTTCTCATCGACGAGGCGACCCGCCGCAGCCTCGAACTGACCCGGACGATCCGCAGCAACGAGCGGGAAGGGAGCCTGCTGGAGGCGATCGATGAGACCTCGACGGCGATGGGGGCCCGCCTTCTGGCGGACTGGCTTTCCAATCCGCTGACCGATCCGGCCGCGATCCACCGGCGGCTCGATGCGGTCGAAGAGCTGACGCGGGACTCGGCCCTCTGCCGCGATCTCCGGGAGCAGCTTCAGCAGGCGTACGACCTCCAGCGGCTCTGTGCCCGCGTGGCGACACTCCGGGCCTCGCCCCGCGATCTGGCGGCGCTCGGCCGGACACTCGGGCTCCTGCCGCGGCTGAAGGCGAAACTCATCGGCCGCTCGTCAGACCTGCTCCGGACGCTCGAAGTCCGGCTCGACCTGTGCGGCGAGATCCGCGGCGAGATCGAGGCGGCGATCGTCGACGAAGCTCCGCTGATCACGAGCGAAGGGGGGATGATCCGCGACGGGTATTCCGCCCCGCTCGACGAGTTCCGCGACCTGGCCCGCGGCGGCAAGAAGTGGATCGCCGAGTACCAGGCCCAAGAGATCCAGCGGACCGGGATTCACAGCCTCAAGGTGGGCTTCAACAAGGTCTTCGGCTATTACCTCGAAGTCACCGCCGCCCACTTCGAGAAGGTCCCGGTCGACTACATCCGCAAGCAGACGCTCAAGAACCAGGAGCGGTTCATCACGCCCGCTCTCAAGGAGTACGAGGACAAGGTCCTGCGGGCGGAAGAGCGGGGGATCGCCCTTGAGAACGAGATCTTCTCGCGACTGCGGGACCGGGTGAACGCCGAGTGCCGGCGGCTGCAACAGACCGCCGAGACGCTGGCCCAGATTGACGTCCTGATTTCGCTGGCGACCCTGGCGGTCCAGCAGCGGTACGTCCGGCCCCGCGTCGTGAGCGAGCCGGTCCTCGATATCCGTGAGGGCCGCCACCCGGTCCTCGACAAGATCCTGAAGAGCGGCGCCTTCGTTCCGAACGACATCCTCCTCGGCGTCCCCCGCGGACCGGTTGCCCCAGGAACGGGAGCCCCTTCGCCGCGGCGAACTCTCAACATCGCTGCTCCCTCAGAGCCTTCAGCCTTCAGCCTTCCGCCTTCAGCCTCTCCTCCTCCCTCCCCCTTCATCCAGCTCATCACCGGCCCCAACATGGCGGGGAAGAGCACCTACATCCGGCAGGCGGCGCTGCTGACGATCCTGGCCCAGATGGGCTCGTTCATCCCGGCGAGCGCGGCGACGATCGGGATCGCGGACCGGATCTTTGCCCGCGTCGGGGCGAGCGACGAACTTGGCCGCGGTCAGAGCACGTTCATGGTCGAGATGACCGAGGCGGCCCGGATTCTGAACGCCGCCTCGGACCGCAGTCTTGTGATCCTCGACGAGATCGGCCGCGGGACGAGCACCTACGACGGGATCTCGCTGGCGTGGGCGATCACGGAGTACATCCACGACGAGCTCCGCTGCCGGACCCTCTTCGCGACGCACTACCACGAGCTCACGGCGCTCCCGGATTCGCTCCCGAACGCGATCAACTGGAACGTCGCGGTGCATGAGCAGGGGGGAGAGCTCGTCTTCCTGCACAAGATCGTCCCCGGGGCGGCGGACCGCAGCTACGGGATCCACGTCGCCCGCCTCGCCGGCGTTCCGCGGCATGTCATCGCCCGCGCGGACACGATCCTGCACCAACTCGAGAACGACCATCAGGACGTCACGGGGAAGACCACAATCCCGCAGCGGAAGCGGACGTCGAAGCATAAGCAGCTCGTCCTGTTCAACCCGGAAGAGCACCCGGTCGTGGACGAGATCCGCCGCCTCGACATCACCGGCTGGACGCCGGATCAGGCGCTGGAGGAGCTGCAGAGACTCAGGAACCAAGTGTCGAAGTAGAGGGGAGGCGGAAGGCTTAAGGCGGAAGGCGGAAGGTAGAGGGAAACAGGCGGGTTCAAACGGGGCTCTCTCTCCACCAGAGGCGGAATTGTCCTCTCTACCTTCAGCCTTCGGTCTTCAGCCTGTCTCCCTCCCTCAAAAAACAAAAGCGGCCGAAGTTCGTCTCCCCCGAGACGTCTTCGGCCGCTTGATTCAAGCCGCTCATCCGCGATTCCGGTCGCGTCACCTCGTCCGTGTCCTGGTCATTCGCTCCGTGAGTTCGTCAGGGTTTCCCGGCACATCTCGGTTCTTCCGCTCCACCTCTCGCCCTCGGGTTTGATGGACCCACGGTTTCGAGAGTTTCGAGGCGTTGCGGGTGGAGAGCCCGCTGTGTGCCTGAATCGCCTTTCGCACGCACTTCGCTCCTGACATCGAACGTGCCCATCTTCCATGACGGGGCCGAACGAGTGCCGGCAATCCGTATTGGCGGCAGCGTCCGCGTGTCCGACTTACGCCAACTGCTTCTTGCGGTTGACGAGGGTCCGGACGCGTTCGGCCAGCAGGGCTGAGTCGAACGGCTTGCGGAACGTTTCGTTGAACATCGACCGGTCGAATCCGGCCGCGTTGTCATCGTCCGAGAGGAGGGCGATCAGAACGGTGTCTGCGTAGTCCGCATTCTTGCGGAGGTTGGCGGCAATCATCAGGGCTTCGTTGCGGCCCATTGCGAAGTCGATGACGACGCAATCGGGATGCAGCGATTCCGCCTGGATGCCGGCTTCGAATCCGCTGGCCGCGAATTCGGTCTTGAACTCTTCCGCCGTAAGGATGGCGGTGAGGTTGCCGCGGACGGCTCCGTCGATGCCGACGAGGAGCAGCTTGCCCATCGCCTCATCTTCGAGCTCACCCAGGGGCATTCCGTGTTCCTTGAGGAACCGGATCAGATGCTCGCGGGGAATGCGGCGGTCCTGGGAGCCAGGAATCCGATACCCACGCAGCCGGCCCGAATCGAACCATTTGCTGACGGTGCGGGGTGCGACCTTACAGATCTTGGCAACCTGTCCGGTCGTGAAAATTGTCCTCATAGCGGGGCTCTCCAAATCTTCATTTTTGTCCGGGTTCGAGGTCATCCCTCGATCGTCCCCCCCGACATGGCCGGCGTCCTTGCCCGTGGGTCCTGGGGCGAGTCACCATGTCGTCGGGCCGACAAAACGTGCGCCCGTCAGCGGCAACCGTGTCCGTTGCCGGCGTGAAACGAAGTCCCCCCCTGGTCATCGCCTGGCCAGAGTTCTTCGCAGTCACATTACGTGCGCGTGGCAGACGCGAGTCTGCTCCTGGGGAGCGGGCCGGTACTGAAGGCGCAAGGACATCCCTGCTCCTGTGGCCGGTCACATACCAACAACTGCCCCCCGATTCCCCTCGACACCACTCGCCTGATCGCCCAGGCGTTCGGTCTCATCACTCCGATGGATGTCGAGATGAATCCACTGAGGTTCTTATCGGAAAAGCGACGCAATGGATTTCAACCTGAATTTCCGGAATCTCGGGTCTCACGGGTGAATCCTGCCGAACCGAGCCTGACCTCCTGTCGGGCTCTGCCGGTTGAATGAACTGTACCGCTTCTCCCGCCGCAGGCCCCCGCGTTTTCCGCTCAGCCCGCATAATCCGATGTTGACCGGACGTAACGCGTCGGCACAACCGGACCATCTTCACATGTGCGGATGACGTTTCGTCCCGCGGCGCGAGAGGGGAGCGCAAAGTCTTCGCTTTTTCCCCACGCGGAACCAGCGGTAAGGTCCATGGCAGTCGTCCGCGAGAAAGCGAATGCGACGATTCACAACCGATGATTCCATTTTGGTTCACCTCGGCGCTTGCACGGCGTTTGTCCTCTTGGCAGAGTGACCTAGGTTCCCAGAAGCCCGTCGTGAATGTGTTCTGACGTTGCCCCTGAGAGGCGCGTTTCGATTCACGGCGGTGACCAGAGTCCGCCGCCTCCGGGACCAGCCGCAATTCACGCGGTTCCCGCCGGCAGCGTGTGGGGGAAACGCTGATGTCGTGTTCGTCATTGCGTCGGTCGATTTGGGAACGCTCCGTCTTCGGTGGCGCAGCGCTCCGCCGGTCTCTGCTGCGGGCCACGGTCTTCTTCGGGGCCGCCGTCGCAGGGATGAGCCAGGCCACCGCCGAGCCGCTGCGGCTGACGGACGCCAAGACCGCCGCGACGGACGCCGCCCGCCTCGAACGGGAGCGGAAGTGGCGCGACGCGATCGACCTCTACAAGCAGGCCCTCAAGACCTGGCCGCAGGACGAGGCCCTGAGCTACGGCCTCCGCCGGTCGCAGTTCCAGTTCGCCGTCGAGCGGCGCTACACCGATCCTTCGTTCACGAAGCAGCTCCGGACGCTCGACCGCGAGACCGCCCTGACGCTGTTTGACGACGTCCTGGACAATATCCAGAACCACTTCGTCGATCCGATCAACACGACCTCGATCGTGGCTCACGGGACGGAAAGCCTGTGGCTGGCCCTCTCGAACGAGCGGTTCCTCGAAAACAACCTGTTCGGCGTGGCGGACGACCGCCTCAAGGCGTTCCGCGACGTCCTCCGCACCCGCTACTGGAACAAGCCGGTCTACTATAAGGAGGGAGCCCGGCAGACGATCAGCGAAGTCTGTGCTCTGGCGCAGGACCAGCTCGGTCTCGATCCGGGTGCGGTCGTCATGGAATACGTCTTCGGGGCCTGCAACTGCCTCGACGACTACAGCAACGTCCTCAGCCCCGGCCGTCGCGGCGACCTTTACAGCAACATCCGCGGTTCGTTCGTCGGGATCGGAATCGTTCTCGAGGCGGAAGTCGGCAAGGGGATGCGTCTGGTCCAGGTCCTGCCGGAGAGCCCGGCGGCCGAGTCCGGTCTTCGGGCCGGGGATCTGATCGCCCGGATCGATGGAACCGATTGCCGGTTCATGTCGACCGACGAATCGGCCAACCTGCTGAGCGGCCAGGAGGGTTCGCGTGTTCAGCTGGAGGTCATCCGCAGCAGCGAGAACCTGAACGTCGCCTGCACCCGCCGTCCGGTGAAGGTCCGCAGCCTGCCGGTGGTCAAGATCATCGATCGGTCGAACGGTGTCGGCTACATCCAGATGACCGGCTTCCAGCAGGGCTCGGTGGCGGAGCTGGATGCCGCTCTGGCTCAGCTGGAGCAGGAAGGGATGAAGTCGCTGGTGTGGGACCTGCGGGGGAATCCCGGCGGCCTGCTCCCCGCTTCCGTCGAAATTCTGGACCGTTTCATTGAAGAAGGGGTGCTGGTCT of Planctomyces sp. SH-PL14 contains these proteins:
- the mutS gene encoding DNA mismatch repair protein MutS yields the protein MSTVDPAKLTPMMQRYLEVKAETPGTILLFRMGDFYELFHEDAEIAARVLGLTLTSRDKGSANPVPMAGFPYHALEGYLHKLIAAGHKAAICEQVEDPKTAKGMVRREVTRIVTPGTLTDDALLDPKESNYLAAVIPMKESIGLAWMELSTGLFQCMDVGKVEAVRRKGDGKNAGRGSSAAEPSPLGLPAAALLDELARLRPSECLVAENLRQDPTILRLSELSGMVLTHRPAWCFSATQCLERLLKHFQTATLEGFDVETESPGVTAAGALLDYVQETQKASAGHVVRLEPYRRGANLLIDEATRRSLELTRTIRSNEREGSLLEAIDETSTAMGARLLADWLSNPLTDPAAIHRRLDAVEELTRDSALCRDLREQLQQAYDLQRLCARVATLRASPRDLAALGRTLGLLPRLKAKLIGRSSDLLRTLEVRLDLCGEIRGEIEAAIVDEAPLITSEGGMIRDGYSAPLDEFRDLARGGKKWIAEYQAQEIQRTGIHSLKVGFNKVFGYYLEVTAAHFEKVPVDYIRKQTLKNQERFITPALKEYEDKVLRAEERGIALENEIFSRLRDRVNAECRRLQQTAETLAQIDVLISLATLAVQQRYVRPRVVSEPVLDIREGRHPVLDKILKSGAFVPNDILLGVPRGPVAPGTGAPSPRRTLNIAAPSEPSAFSLPPSASPPPSPFIQLITGPNMAGKSTYIRQAALLTILAQMGSFIPASAATIGIADRIFARVGASDELGRGQSTFMVEMTEAARILNAASDRSLVILDEIGRGTSTYDGISLAWAITEYIHDELRCRTLFATHYHELTALPDSLPNAINWNVAVHEQGGELVFLHKIVPGAADRSYGIHVARLAGVPRHVIARADTILHQLENDHQDVTGKTTIPQRKRTSKHKQLVLFNPEEHPVVDEIRRLDITGWTPDQALEELQRLRNQVSK
- a CDS encoding helix-turn-helix domain-containing protein, whose protein sequence is MRTIFTTGQVAKICKVAPRTVSKWFDSGRLRGYRIPGSQDRRIPREHLIRFLKEHGMPLGELEDEAMGKLLLVGIDGAVRGNLTAILTAEEFKTEFAASGFEAGIQAESLHPDCVVIDFAMGRNEALMIAANLRKNADYADTVLIALLSDDDNAAGFDRSMFNETFRKPFDSALLAERVRTLVNRKKQLA
- a CDS encoding S41 family peptidase — encoded protein: MSCSSLRRSIWERSVFGGAALRRSLLRATVFFGAAVAGMSQATAEPLRLTDAKTAATDAARLERERKWRDAIDLYKQALKTWPQDEALSYGLRRSQFQFAVERRYTDPSFTKQLRTLDRETALTLFDDVLDNIQNHFVDPINTTSIVAHGTESLWLALSNERFLENNLFGVADDRLKAFRDVLRTRYWNKPVYYKEGARQTISEVCALAQDQLGLDPGAVVMEYVFGACNCLDDYSNVLSPGRRGDLYSNIRGSFVGIGIVLEAEVGKGMRLVQVLPESPAAESGLRAGDLIARIDGTDCRFMSTDESANLLSGQEGSRVQLEVIRSSENLNVACTRRPVKVRSLPVVKIIDRSNGVGYIQMTGFQQGSVAELDAALAQLEQEGMKSLVWDLRGNPGGLLPASVEILDRFIEEGVLVSTRGRNADQNFTYTAHRPGTYNMPLVLLVDGNSASASEIVAGAIRDHKRGQIVGRNTYGKWSVQSIYDIRLSCGVRLTTAKFYSPKGDTLGKIGVKPDVEVPEGEQFERRLGEVDAENDPDVVKALEILRGPNTFTKR